A single region of the Solwaraspora sp. WMMD406 genome encodes:
- a CDS encoding SDR family NAD(P)-dependent oxidoreductase encodes MLKDRVVLVTGASTGIGAATARAFGQEGARVALTYRNNPERAEKVVSEIEAVGGQAFAVRLDLEDLSTVEVAVNTVVERWGGVDVLVANAVRWGGDGPPDPSIRFEHVPLDEWQAMISANLIGAAAQVRAVLPGMRSRGWGRIVLISSSVAEEGVPGPGPYGTAKSGLYGLARSLAWEAGRDGILVNVVAPGFTLTDSRPPIPKVITDALAAGTPTRRLSDADDVAKLIVFLGSGANCNLTGEVVRDGSSAARAPHVGP; translated from the coding sequence GTGCTCAAGGACCGCGTGGTCCTGGTCACCGGCGCTTCCACTGGTATCGGTGCCGCGACCGCCCGCGCCTTCGGACAGGAAGGCGCCCGGGTCGCCCTCACCTATCGCAACAACCCCGAACGGGCCGAGAAGGTCGTTTCTGAGATCGAAGCCGTCGGCGGCCAGGCGTTCGCCGTCCGGCTGGACCTGGAGGATCTGTCGACCGTCGAGGTGGCTGTCAACACGGTCGTCGAGCGCTGGGGCGGGGTGGACGTGCTCGTCGCCAACGCCGTTCGCTGGGGCGGAGACGGCCCGCCGGACCCGAGCATCCGTTTCGAACACGTTCCGCTCGACGAGTGGCAGGCCATGATCAGCGCCAATCTGATCGGTGCCGCCGCTCAGGTTCGCGCGGTGCTGCCGGGTATGCGCTCTCGCGGGTGGGGGAGGATCGTGCTCATCTCCTCGAGCGTCGCCGAGGAGGGGGTTCCTGGCCCTGGGCCGTACGGAACGGCCAAATCCGGACTGTACGGTCTCGCCCGTAGTCTTGCCTGGGAGGCCGGCCGCGACGGGATCCTTGTCAACGTGGTGGCCCCGGGATTCACCCTGACGGACAGTCGTCCACCCATCCCCAAGGTCATCACCGACGCGCTCGCTGCCGGCACCCCGACCCGCCGTCTGTCCGACGCTGACGACGTCGCCAAGCTCATCGTCTTCCTCGGCTCGGGAGCCAATTGCAACCTTACCGGGGAAGTCGTCCGGGACGGTTCGTCCGCCGCCCGCGCCCCGCACGTAGGACCCTGA
- a CDS encoding FAD-dependent monooxygenase — MKSRNRVLIAGAGIAGLATAIALRAAGFEVIVYERTDDADTGGSALGLHPVAVRALRLLGLDAEVIAGGIEVQRWELLSWSGEHIGGWPQTKVSEAFGAPSITVPRACLHEALRRALPDGVVRHGSAVAGFHETDAGVEVLLADGTREPGHLLVGADGLRSAVRRQMRGDTPPRSAHFTAWRAVSDERLETPGIATARQVIGAGATFGWWPLPGGRTYWVATLSDEQQETAGLLRRTGSHVHSSWDHARLADSFRKAPMRAAELIEATTSAQVIRTPIFDRPPDAGWSTARTLLIGDAAHPMVPTTGQGGGQALLDAVAVADVLRSAQLGDPHDLAARLRNFEEQRFPVTSRVAQAAWHLGRLHHERDPDQVASRDRRFQDTTEAEWLSRMGLPVPTAPPRSF; from the coding sequence ATGAAGAGTCGAAACCGCGTCCTCATCGCCGGTGCCGGCATCGCGGGCCTCGCTACCGCCATCGCCCTGCGCGCCGCCGGATTCGAGGTGATCGTTTATGAACGGACCGACGACGCCGACACCGGGGGATCGGCACTGGGGCTGCACCCGGTTGCCGTACGCGCTCTGCGCTTGTTGGGGCTTGACGCCGAGGTGATCGCCGGCGGCATCGAGGTGCAGCGCTGGGAGCTGCTCAGCTGGAGCGGCGAACACATCGGAGGCTGGCCACAGACCAAGGTCTCGGAGGCGTTCGGGGCGCCGAGCATCACTGTGCCACGCGCCTGCCTCCACGAAGCTCTGCGCAGAGCCTTGCCGGACGGCGTGGTGCGTCATGGGTCTGCCGTGGCTGGATTTCACGAGACCGACGCCGGGGTCGAGGTCCTACTCGCAGACGGCACCCGCGAGCCCGGTCACCTCCTTGTCGGCGCGGACGGACTGCGCTCGGCCGTCCGGCGTCAGATGCGTGGCGATACCCCGCCGCGCTCGGCCCACTTCACGGCGTGGCGGGCGGTCAGCGATGAGCGACTCGAAACTCCCGGCATTGCGACCGCGCGGCAGGTCATCGGTGCCGGGGCTACGTTCGGGTGGTGGCCGCTGCCTGGAGGGCGGACCTACTGGGTCGCGACGCTCAGTGACGAGCAGCAGGAAACCGCCGGACTGCTTCGCCGGACCGGCTCCCATGTCCACAGTTCGTGGGACCACGCCAGGCTCGCGGACTCGTTCCGCAAGGCACCGATGCGGGCCGCCGAGCTGATCGAGGCGACCACTTCCGCGCAGGTCATCCGTACCCCGATTTTCGACCGTCCTCCTGACGCCGGCTGGTCGACCGCTCGCACCCTGCTCATCGGCGACGCCGCCCACCCGATGGTCCCCACCACCGGACAGGGCGGCGGACAGGCACTCCTGGACGCGGTGGCGGTGGCCGACGTGTTGCGCAGCGCTCAGCTGGGCGATCCGCACGACCTGGCCGCACGCCTACGGAACTTCGAAGAGCAGCGATTTCCGGTGACCAGCAGAGTCGCGCAGGCCGCATGGCACCTGGGACGGCTGCACCACGAGCGGGATCCCGATCAGGTCGCCAGCCGCGACCGTCGCTTCCAGGACACCACCGAGGCCGAATGGCTCAGCCGTATGGGCCTTCCGGTGCCCACCGCCCCACCCAGGAGCTTCTGA
- a CDS encoding antibiotic biosynthesis monooxygenase family protein translates to MKETAATVASDHLRVMFFLTVEAEAQARFLAAYDRICADVADVPGHLMDQVCQSVDDPREWVITSEWRSAEDFAAWESGEGHRELAMPLVAETTNRRSVRFLVRRETRQKAETR, encoded by the coding sequence GTGAAGGAGACCGCCGCCACGGTCGCCAGCGACCACCTGCGAGTGATGTTTTTCCTGACCGTTGAAGCGGAGGCACAGGCCCGCTTTCTCGCCGCCTACGACCGAATCTGCGCCGATGTGGCGGATGTGCCGGGCCACCTCATGGACCAGGTGTGCCAGTCGGTCGACGATCCCCGTGAATGGGTGATCACGAGCGAGTGGCGCAGCGCCGAGGACTTTGCCGCCTGGGAGTCCGGCGAGGGGCACCGCGAACTGGCGATGCCGCTCGTCGCGGAGACCACGAACCGTCGCTCGGTTCGTTTCCTGGTGCGGAGGGAAACCCGTCAGAAGGCCGAAACCCGATGA
- a CDS encoding MarR family transcriptional regulator — translation MSLTTPASDHVPAGRLNSDLHWLFARLKQGLATAEAAVVGKHRMSLWGYTVLMAVVEAPRRSQLSLAQAVSVDKSKLVLVLDELESAGLVRRRPDPADRRARIVEATTDGRLALDAARADVEAIEDRLLADLDADTKENLRVLLRQLVGAPVARIEDGRQADNACAPPRH, via the coding sequence ATGTCCCTCACCACTCCTGCCAGCGACCATGTGCCGGCCGGCCGGCTCAACAGCGACCTGCACTGGCTGTTCGCCCGGCTCAAGCAAGGGCTCGCCACGGCGGAGGCCGCGGTCGTGGGTAAGCACCGCATGAGCCTGTGGGGCTACACAGTGCTGATGGCCGTCGTTGAAGCTCCCAGACGGAGCCAGCTCTCATTGGCCCAGGCCGTCTCGGTCGACAAAAGCAAACTCGTCCTGGTTCTCGACGAGTTGGAGTCCGCCGGACTTGTCCGGCGTCGTCCCGATCCGGCCGACCGCAGGGCCCGCATCGTCGAGGCGACCACCGACGGCCGACTCGCTCTCGACGCCGCTCGCGCTGACGTCGAAGCGATCGAAGATCGCCTACTCGCCGATCTGGACGCCGACACGAAGGAGAACCTGCGCGTACTGCTCCGCCAGCTTGTCGGTGCCCCCGTGGCGCGGATCGAGGACGGGCGGCAGGCAGACAACGCTTGCGCGCCGCCTCGGCACTGA
- a CDS encoding SchA/CurD-like domain-containing protein: protein MNRYALTFTIKPGCEPEVSRVLSSYGRPDAGRGPGGPPLLRRTSVFMTGNRVIRVMDIDGTIGEAMLHIAKQPQVKAVEEALDRYLDGDWIGS, encoded by the coding sequence ATGAACCGGTACGCGCTCACCTTCACCATCAAACCAGGATGTGAGCCCGAGGTCTCCCGTGTCCTGTCCAGTTACGGACGTCCCGACGCGGGACGTGGCCCAGGCGGTCCCCCACTGCTTCGCCGCACATCGGTGTTCATGACCGGCAACAGAGTGATCCGAGTAATGGACATCGACGGCACGATTGGCGAAGCAATGCTGCATATCGCGAAGCAGCCCCAGGTCAAAGCGGTCGAAGAAGCCCTTGATCGCTACCTCGACGGTGACTGGATAGGTTCCTGA
- a CDS encoding FAD-binding oxidoreductase: MFAATANQPDWAQLQQRMKGTLVLPSDAIYATAKQISWKEFDGMQPAAVAYCESVLDVRACLKFAQANGIAATARSGGHSFMGFSLTSGLVIDVSRLNSVRTVGTTAIVGGGALQIDILSRLAGTGLALPGGLFPTVGSGGFVQGGGLGWQTRFLGMASDTLESAVVVLADGSVVVASENWNSDLYWALRGGGGGNFGIVTSYRMQATAVPTISRFNLAWSWEQAADVLTAWQQWAIASPRRLSSGPVIALFDAAAGNVPTVAVAGVWMGDPAELPPLLDSLVSESGHQPATRVVSDDTYTDGMLAWYNCGNRTVPQCHLEGTTDEGQIPRFGWSFDRSRLFSQAIPATGVDALLAAFDANRVAGHSRFIRAIVLGGQANDFSRTETAYVHRDSEFIMSIATGLPTGTPSSSDMAAAQSWSSNVFDVVNPYSNGESYVNYLDRVLPDWADAYYKENLSRLRIVKNHYDPENFFSFSQSIA, encoded by the coding sequence GTGTTCGCCGCGACTGCCAACCAGCCGGACTGGGCGCAGCTCCAGCAGCGTATGAAGGGCACTCTCGTGCTGCCCTCGGACGCGATATACGCCACCGCCAAACAAATCTCATGGAAAGAGTTCGACGGTATGCAGCCGGCGGCTGTCGCCTACTGCGAATCGGTCCTGGACGTCCGAGCCTGCCTGAAGTTCGCCCAAGCCAACGGGATCGCCGCGACAGCTCGTAGCGGCGGACACAGCTTCATGGGCTTCTCCCTGACCAGCGGTCTGGTGATCGACGTATCCCGGCTCAACAGCGTCAGGACCGTCGGCACAACCGCCATCGTGGGCGGTGGAGCGCTGCAGATCGACATACTCAGCCGGCTGGCCGGCACCGGACTGGCATTGCCCGGCGGGCTCTTCCCGACCGTCGGATCGGGCGGTTTCGTTCAGGGCGGCGGACTGGGCTGGCAGACGCGGTTCCTCGGCATGGCGTCGGACACGCTCGAATCGGCGGTCGTGGTGCTCGCGGATGGCTCGGTGGTGGTTGCCTCCGAGAACTGGAACTCCGATCTCTACTGGGCGCTGCGCGGCGGGGGCGGCGGCAACTTCGGCATCGTCACTTCCTATCGGATGCAAGCTACCGCGGTGCCGACCATCTCGCGCTTCAACCTCGCATGGAGCTGGGAGCAGGCCGCCGATGTCCTGACCGCCTGGCAACAGTGGGCCATCGCGTCGCCGCGGCGGCTCAGTTCGGGACCGGTCATCGCCCTCTTCGACGCAGCTGCGGGCAATGTGCCCACGGTCGCGGTGGCCGGCGTCTGGATGGGCGATCCGGCCGAGCTCCCGCCGTTGCTGGACTCCCTGGTCTCCGAGTCCGGCCACCAGCCGGCCACCCGCGTCGTCAGCGACGACACCTACACCGACGGGATGTTGGCCTGGTACAACTGCGGCAACCGGACGGTGCCGCAATGTCACCTCGAGGGCACCACCGACGAGGGCCAGATCCCCCGCTTCGGATGGTCGTTCGACCGCAGCCGCCTTTTCAGTCAGGCCATTCCAGCCACAGGCGTCGACGCCCTGCTCGCGGCCTTCGACGCGAACCGGGTCGCCGGCCACTCTCGATTCATCCGGGCCATCGTTCTCGGCGGCCAGGCCAACGACTTCAGCCGTACAGAAACGGCCTATGTGCATCGCGACTCCGAGTTCATCATGAGTATTGCCACCGGTTTGCCCACCGGTACGCCAAGCTCCTCCGACATGGCCGCCGCCCAGAGCTGGTCTAGCAACGTGTTCGATGTCGTCAATCCCTATTCTAACGGTGAGAGTTACGTCAACTATCTGGACCGAGTGCTGCCCGACTGGGCCGACGCGTATTACAAGGAGAATCTAAGTCGACTGAGGATCGTAAAGAATCACTACGACCCGGAGAACTTCTTTAGCTTTTCGCAGAGTATCGCCTGA
- a CDS encoding LuxR family transcriptional regulator, giving the protein MRQILIERWAESLVLNRTVENLCQGIGDLVVIEGGCGIGRTALLLELQRMAEARQLVVCVAHCSSSEAEFPYGVIHQLLEPHLSRLAAGRTEDSPTAAELLQVMDPVAPPSSDVSDIHVLNGMLWAIRGLAAQAPVVLAVDDLNFGDAHSLHVLAYVARRLKGQPVAIVVTRRLGEPVTSPPMLAALHAAGEWTVLRPALLTAAGTGELADGFLGPTPAPVVDELHQLTAGNPMLLSAMLMAAGPYNEPTGPVLPMSVVERFVGSTMRTRLAHLPAGVPGVAETIAILEGEADAALIAEAAGMTEAEAATGLAVLGGMGLLTDQPLSTYVHPVVGKALRRLPEVIVPDTVHRLMSEALHRRQAAPADIARHLLRAGPVGAEWVPDVLRAAANKALAERRMADASALLRRAFDEPLAAELRDEVQAALDCIELITDPQAILVRLRTRLAAARTPQAHVSTVLGYAQALIRTNRVDEVGEALQGCRVSLAAVPPSRQRDNLIRQINDAEAMSALLGCSAAADIADLLAKLTDLGADDVLHERSLWALQAAVEGRTSAAEVVGGIRRAVATQVPRAREPQLMPYVVFTLLWADELELVYQWCDAVLTGQSGAGRLSTIVVALALRASAQLEAGRLHSAEHDARQALDLLGEQEIIDPVVSLVLTPLVHTLIELDRTDEAFALLNRCGGAGTLPKLWPQTMLLAARGRLRGACGDTKGALDDLSESGRRMERWGTTNPAISRWRSEAAFMRNQLGDVTGALRLVEEELHAARRWGSTRAVGVALRAKGLIHGSEEGLAALTEAVRVLRSGPACLETAYAEASLGIVQRRENNRRAARETLRRALALAQQLGAVRLAGRVHAELLTAGGLPRRCEHFGTKALTASEYRVALLAAVGRTNGAIARELFVTQRTVETHLTRAYRKLGIQGRSELGRVLQV; this is encoded by the coding sequence GTGCGCCAGATCTTGATCGAACGCTGGGCTGAATCACTGGTTCTCAACCGTACCGTTGAGAACCTGTGCCAGGGGATCGGCGATCTTGTCGTGATCGAGGGGGGGTGCGGAATCGGCCGTACGGCTCTGCTGCTTGAGTTGCAGCGGATGGCCGAAGCGCGCCAGTTGGTGGTATGCGTCGCGCACTGTAGCTCTTCGGAGGCCGAATTTCCGTATGGCGTGATTCATCAACTCCTGGAACCACATCTGTCCCGCCTGGCCGCCGGGCGTACCGAGGATTCCCCGACCGCCGCCGAACTGCTCCAGGTGATGGATCCGGTCGCGCCGCCCAGCAGTGATGTGAGTGATATTCACGTGCTGAACGGCATGCTCTGGGCCATTCGCGGTCTTGCCGCTCAGGCGCCGGTCGTTCTGGCCGTCGATGACCTGAATTTTGGCGACGCGCACTCCCTGCATGTCCTTGCCTACGTGGCCCGGCGCCTGAAGGGGCAGCCGGTCGCGATCGTGGTGACCCGTAGGCTCGGCGAGCCGGTGACCTCCCCACCCATGCTGGCCGCACTGCACGCGGCTGGCGAGTGGACAGTGTTGCGTCCCGCCTTGCTGACCGCCGCCGGCACCGGGGAACTGGCCGACGGCTTCCTCGGCCCGACGCCCGCCCCGGTCGTCGACGAACTGCACCAGCTCACCGCGGGTAACCCGATGCTGCTGAGTGCGATGCTGATGGCCGCCGGCCCTTACAACGAACCGACCGGGCCGGTCTTGCCCATGAGCGTGGTCGAAAGGTTCGTGGGTAGCACCATGCGGACCAGGCTGGCCCACCTGCCCGCAGGTGTGCCCGGGGTCGCCGAGACGATCGCCATCCTGGAAGGAGAGGCGGACGCGGCGCTCATCGCCGAGGCAGCTGGCATGACAGAGGCAGAGGCGGCCACCGGGCTGGCCGTTCTCGGCGGTATGGGCTTGCTGACAGACCAGCCGCTTTCGACCTATGTCCACCCAGTGGTCGGCAAGGCACTGCGGCGGCTGCCGGAGGTCATCGTTCCAGACACGGTGCACCGGCTGATGTCCGAGGCGTTGCACCGACGGCAGGCCGCCCCGGCCGATATCGCCCGACACTTGCTGCGGGCCGGACCAGTCGGTGCCGAGTGGGTTCCCGATGTACTCAGAGCGGCGGCCAACAAGGCGCTGGCGGAGCGCCGGATGGCGGACGCCAGCGCACTTCTGCGAAGGGCGTTCGACGAACCGTTGGCGGCTGAGTTGCGCGACGAGGTTCAGGCGGCGCTGGACTGCATCGAGTTGATCACGGATCCGCAGGCGATCCTCGTCAGGCTGCGCACGCGTCTGGCGGCGGCGCGGACACCGCAGGCTCATGTGAGCACTGTCCTCGGCTATGCACAGGCGCTCATCCGTACCAACCGGGTGGACGAGGTAGGCGAAGCGTTGCAGGGGTGCCGCGTCAGCCTCGCCGCAGTGCCGCCATCACGCCAGCGGGACAACCTCATCCGCCAGATCAACGACGCGGAGGCAATGTCGGCTCTGCTCGGCTGTAGCGCGGCGGCGGACATCGCTGATCTGCTCGCCAAGCTCACCGATCTCGGCGCCGACGACGTGCTCCACGAGCGATCACTATGGGCCCTGCAAGCGGCTGTCGAGGGGCGGACCTCGGCCGCAGAGGTGGTAGGCGGAATCCGCCGGGCCGTCGCGACGCAGGTGCCCAGGGCCAGGGAGCCGCAACTGATGCCGTACGTGGTCTTCACCTTGCTGTGGGCAGACGAACTGGAACTGGTCTATCAGTGGTGCGATGCGGTACTGACCGGTCAGTCGGGCGCGGGTCGGTTGTCGACTATCGTTGTCGCACTTGCCCTGCGAGCGAGCGCACAGCTGGAGGCAGGGCGTCTGCACTCGGCCGAACATGACGCGCGGCAGGCGCTTGATCTGCTCGGTGAGCAGGAGATCATTGATCCGGTCGTGTCGCTGGTGCTCACTCCGTTGGTGCACACTCTCATCGAGCTGGACCGGACCGACGAGGCCTTCGCCTTGCTGAATAGGTGTGGCGGTGCCGGGACACTGCCGAAACTCTGGCCGCAGACGATGCTCCTCGCGGCCCGTGGTCGGCTCAGAGGAGCGTGCGGTGACACCAAAGGAGCCTTGGACGACCTGTCGGAGAGTGGCAGGCGGATGGAGCGCTGGGGTACGACCAACCCGGCCATCTCGCGCTGGCGTTCGGAGGCCGCGTTCATGCGCAATCAGCTGGGGGACGTCACGGGTGCCCTTCGGCTGGTGGAGGAGGAGCTACACGCGGCGCGTCGGTGGGGTTCCACACGGGCGGTCGGGGTAGCCCTGCGGGCCAAGGGATTGATCCATGGCAGTGAGGAAGGGCTTGCGGCCTTGACTGAGGCGGTACGAGTTCTACGGTCCGGTCCTGCCTGTCTCGAGACCGCCTACGCCGAGGCAAGTCTCGGCATCGTCCAACGGCGGGAAAACAACAGACGCGCGGCCCGCGAGACGCTTAGGCGAGCGCTGGCACTCGCTCAGCAGCTCGGTGCGGTGCGGCTGGCCGGGCGGGTGCACGCTGAGCTCCTCACCGCCGGTGGGCTACCGCGACGCTGTGAGCATTTCGGTACGAAGGCTCTCACCGCAAGTGAGTACCGGGTAGCGCTGCTGGCTGCTGTCGGCCGGACGAACGGGGCGATCGCCCGGGAGTTGTTCGTCACCCAGCGGACTGTCGAAACCCATCTGACCCGGGCCTACCGCAAACTTGGTATCCAGGGACGATCCGAACTCGGACGCGTCTTGCAGGTGTGA
- a CDS encoding flavodoxin family protein — MPPRIAIVYYSSSGVISQVAEHLAEGAAAQLAEVRIRALSGTGGTITPGADEPIEPTLDDLDWAEGMLIGTPSWFGNIAAPLKAFLDTSSPLALHGQLADKPVTGFTSASLPNGGQEATLLALYHTMFHWGSLIVPTGYTHPVLRRIGGNPYGLSLTAPTSGVLTAEQIEAARFVGGRLTRITRQQGFAGIRQLRDFWPADAPPRPQKHSPPRIPG, encoded by the coding sequence ATGCCACCCCGAATCGCCATCGTCTACTACAGCTCGAGCGGAGTGATCTCCCAGGTTGCTGAGCACCTGGCCGAAGGGGCGGCGGCGCAACTGGCGGAGGTTCGCATACGAGCACTGAGCGGTACAGGCGGGACCATCACTCCAGGTGCCGACGAACCGATCGAGCCGACGCTCGACGATCTCGACTGGGCCGAAGGCATGCTGATCGGGACACCCAGTTGGTTCGGCAACATCGCGGCCCCGCTCAAGGCGTTCCTGGACACCTCCAGCCCGCTGGCGCTGCACGGGCAGCTGGCGGACAAGCCGGTCACCGGATTCACCAGCGCCTCGCTGCCCAACGGAGGGCAGGAAGCCACACTGCTGGCGCTCTACCACACCATGTTCCATTGGGGTTCGTTGATCGTCCCCACCGGATACACCCATCCGGTGCTGCGCAGGATCGGTGGCAACCCCTACGGCCTGTCGCTGACCGCTCCCACCTCGGGGGTGTTGACGGCCGAACAGATCGAGGCGGCACGCTTCGTCGGCGGTCGGCTGACGCGGATCACCCGGCAGCAGGGCTTCGCCGGCATCCGGCAGCTACGCGACTTCTGGCCAGCCGATGCGCCTCCCCGACCGCAGAAACACTCGCCGCCGCGGATTCCCGGCTGA
- a CDS encoding Gfo/Idh/MocA family oxidoreductase, with translation MKKGVQHATGFIWRGDPGLARMRDLLRDGCVGRIREVHSTCALGGPLMAMNWIYDESAGGGGLMQHGTHVIDRVRWLLGTEFTALCGRLSRDVHTAPIGPEFHNTLDAFAWARDNRGGDLSSLPQAEVTADVGYDILAELGSGVRARLWESTHLTGPAEEEVTVLGDEGALTWSGSEGLTLRRPGGPAQSLTVDGQAGSGANTRREVGLQRWERLTAAFLAAVRTGATGDHPTLEDGWHLARIVDAVKRSHLSRRWEEV, from the coding sequence GTGAAGAAGGGAGTTCAGCACGCCACGGGCTTCATCTGGCGCGGTGATCCAGGGCTGGCCCGGATGCGCGACCTTCTGCGGGACGGATGCGTCGGCCGGATCCGGGAGGTCCACAGCACCTGCGCTCTCGGCGGGCCGCTGATGGCGATGAACTGGATCTACGACGAGTCGGCAGGCGGTGGCGGGCTCATGCAGCACGGCACCCACGTCATCGACCGGGTGCGGTGGCTCCTCGGCACCGAGTTCACCGCGCTGTGTGGGCGGCTGTCCCGCGACGTGCACACCGCGCCGATCGGCCCCGAGTTCCACAACACCCTCGATGCCTTCGCCTGGGCCCGCGACAACCGTGGTGGAGACCTGAGCTCCCTGCCCCAGGCCGAGGTCACCGCCGATGTCGGCTACGACATCCTCGCCGAACTCGGCAGCGGTGTACGGGCCCGGCTCTGGGAGTCCACCCACCTCACCGGCCCGGCAGAGGAGGAAGTCACCGTCCTCGGCGACGAGGGTGCCCTGACCTGGAGCGGATCGGAAGGGCTGACGTTGCGCAGGCCCGGCGGTCCCGCGCAATCCCTGACGGTGGACGGCCAAGCCGGCTCCGGAGCCAACACCCGCCGCGAAGTGGGGCTTCAACGGTGGGAACGGCTGACCGCCGCATTCCTCGCTGCCGTCCGTACCGGCGCCACCGGAGACCATCCGACTCTCGAGGACGGCTGGCACCTGGCGCGCATCGTCGACGCCGTCAAGCGTAGTCACCTGAGCCGACGCTGGGAGGAAGTGTGA
- a CDS encoding NAD(P)H-dependent oxidoreductase: MAHLLHLDASARSDSFSRELGAAFVEHWKAAHPGSAYTYRDLVAEPVAPIDEARVKLATQSSRNGVRDIAAMDEIAAAPELADAWAQTRPLIEQLLAADVLLLGTPMYNFSIPAALKAWIDRVTLPWLPLEGKSAVILSARGGAYGPGSPRQPFDFQEPYLRAYFSALRLEDVEFVHTELTHAPVMPFLEQFRDAHQTSRAAALEAVRALAVRVPATVPAS, translated from the coding sequence GTGGCGCATCTGCTGCATCTAGACGCCAGTGCCCGGAGTGACTCGTTCTCCAGGGAACTCGGCGCAGCCTTCGTCGAACATTGGAAGGCGGCCCATCCAGGAAGTGCGTACACCTATCGGGACCTGGTCGCGGAGCCGGTGGCACCGATCGACGAGGCCCGGGTGAAACTGGCCACCCAGTCCTCGCGCAACGGCGTGCGGGACATCGCCGCGATGGACGAGATCGCCGCCGCACCAGAATTGGCCGATGCCTGGGCGCAGACCCGCCCATTGATCGAGCAGCTCCTCGCGGCGGACGTCCTGCTCCTCGGCACACCCATGTACAACTTTTCCATTCCCGCAGCCCTGAAGGCCTGGATCGACCGGGTGACCCTTCCCTGGTTGCCGCTGGAGGGCAAGTCCGCCGTGATCCTCAGCGCCCGAGGCGGCGCCTACGGCCCCGGCAGCCCTCGGCAGCCCTTCGACTTCCAGGAGCCCTACCTGCGTGCCTACTTCTCGGCACTTCGCCTGGAGGACGTGGAGTTCGTACACACCGAGCTGACCCATGCTCCGGTGATGCCGTTCCTTGAGCAGTTCCGTGACGCCCACCAGACGTCCCGGGCTGCCGCTCTGGAAGCAGTTCGGGCCCTCGCCGTTCGGGTGCCGGCCACCGTCCCGGCGAGCTGA